DNA sequence from the Rubripirellula tenax genome:
GGGCTGGCCGAACAGCCGATTTTGAATATCCCCAGCTGGTCGATAAGCACGGAATTTTATGCATACCTTGTGTTTCTATTTGCATGCATTCTTGCTCGGACCGCGATGATCCGAATGCTGATACTGGCGAGTTTAGCGTGCGTCGGATTTGTTGCCATGAGGGTCTACCATCAAGAGTACGGCCTGCTTCTGCCCGTCACGGCTTCACTTGCGAGGTGTATCTTTAGCTTTGGCTTGGGAGTCCTCACCTTCAGTGTTTTCGACAAACACAATGATGGGTGGTCCGCTCTTACATCGACTATTGTCTTGTGCTGCTGTTTTATTTTCAGCGTGGTGATGATGGCATCTTGCGACCCAAAGTCAGCCTACCTTTTGTCAATGCCTTTTTGCTTTGCAATGTCCATTTATGCCTTGGTGAAAGATTCAGGGTCCTGGATAAGTCGCGCCCTGGAAGCAAAGTGGTTGCTTTACATGGGCAAAAGAAGCTATTCCATTTATCTCAACCATGTGATGGTACTGATGCTGGTAAGTTTTGCGGTGTCACAATTCTCTAAGGGGAAAATTGACGTTGGCCATTTGCAAAGCTTGCATCAGATCAACGTCTGGGCTGGTGATGCATGCCTCCTTGTTTATTTGATTTCCCTCACACTTGTTTCCGTTATTACGTACCGTTGGATCGAAGAACCAGGCCGACTAAAAGGGAAAAAGTTCGCTGACGCAGCGAAGCGTTTTTTAGGGTAAACAAAGCGAACTCAAGACGCAGTTGCTTGCCGTTCGGGAAACGGTCTTGGTAAATTCAAATCTGCTGGGCCAGAGTTTCCGGGATCATGGAGATGCCGGTAATCGATCCCAAGTGCCCCGACGGCTAAGCACTGCTGAATGTCATCAAGCAGATGCCAAATACAAGCTGCTGCATTAGCAGCGTCTAGCGACAGGGAAAGTTTCAAGCGACTCCGCTTCGAAAGAAACATGAGCCAATTCGAAGAAGCCTGGACGCAAGAGCGGCGACGAGCACGACAAGCCGGAGGGGTGCACGGAGCGAACAGCCGTCCGGACGCGATCTTCGTGCTACGCCGGAAACGATTCATTGCGTATCGAAAGCTGATGCCTGCGGCCAACAGACTGATAGGGGCGCAAGATATGTTTCGGATGAATTGCGTATCGCTCTGAGCCAGGATCGAACACAGTTGATGGACCAAGCCTTAGCAGCTTTTGAAAGAGACGATCGCCCATGATGGTTCGGCTAGCAGTTTTCGCGGTAACATGATTGCGTGACAAGGACTATCGCATTGGTGATCATCGGAGAGAATCGGGATGAGCGACGACGGAGAATCGGTTGACCACGCGGTTCCGGCCAAAGACACGCTGCAGTTTCGGCTATCGTCCATCTTTGTCGTGACGCTGGTGGCGACCATTCTGGCCGCGTTCTTGAGTGCCCGTGGGCATGACATGATGCTGGCCGGAGTGGTGACGACGATTGCGAGTGCCGCATTCGCATTGGCTCTGGGGCGGCTACGGCCTCCGCGGATTGATCGTGTGTTCTGGGGTGTAGTCGTTGCGGCGATGATGCAAGTCGTGGCTTCGGAAGTGACGTTGCTTGATCGACAAGCCGGCGTCTATGCCTGGCCCATCGTCGCGGGCTTCGCAGCCGTTGTCGCCGCCGGTCGCTCGCCGCTTTACCGGCGAATGCTAATCGCGGCATTGACCGCAGCCATTCTGATCCTGCCCTACGTGATCTACTTTTGCGGCCGCCCCGAAGCTGTCGTTCCCTACGTGATCTGCGCAGCGATTGGCGGCGCGCTGTTGACGTTCATGATCGACGCCGTTCGCTGGCTCGAAGCCAGATTTCGAGTCCCGCAACCACTGGTCGGCATCTCGCTGGTCCTTGCCGCCATGGCATTTGCCACCGTAGCTCAGAGAGTGATTCCCGGTTGGTAGACATTCACTGTTGCGGACGACACATCGTTGGTTATCGATGGTCCGCCACTCTAGCCCGAACACTGATCATCCTGGACCCGTCTCTGATCCCACGAGGCTGATGCAATCCGTTTACAATTTAGCGGCGGACACGGAATCAGCATTCCTTACGGTGACCGAATGGCGGCAATCCAATGCGATGGACGCCTTCCTTTCGTTCCTCAATCGGGAATCAATATTACCTTCCGCACTTCCCCACGCTTCGTGCTGAAACAGGAACAGCGTCATGCACATCAGACAAGTACTGCCGCGTTGCTTTGAATTGATTTGTGGACTAATGCTGACCGTGAGTTGGATCGTTTTTCAAAAGCACTTGGCTCCCGACAACACTTGTTCTCTGGGGTGGTGCAGCCCCGATCAAACGCAGTCTTTGACCCAGGAGTCTTCAAAGCTCGCGTCCGAGCGTTTGGTCGTGACTGAAACGAAGACTGCTGAGGCCCCGCAACCCGCTGTCGTCGGCAAAGACCTTCAACCTTACCTAGCCGAAGGTTCGCGTCAAATTGGCCGACCACTTTCGACACTCAAAGTCCCCATGGAGGCGGGCAGTGACTTGGTGTTTCCGGCAACCTTGTCAACGTTTGTCGTCAACACGAATTCATCGAAGCAGTGGCAACTGATCAACCTGATCAATGGTGACGCTTCGCCTGTCCATTCGTTGCCGTCAACCGGCAATGCGGTGTCGCTGAGTCCCGACGGAAGCATGCTGGCGGTCCAAAACAACAAAGAAGGGAACCGCATTGATCTGTTGGATACCGACGATGGGAAACTGATTCGATCATTTGGACAAGCGGATAAATTGCCAAGATTGGAATGGAGCGGATTTGCAACCGACGAACATTTCATTGCCATGGCCGAAGAGTCTGATCAGATCGAAGTGTACGTGTACAACCTTCCGTCGGGCGAGCAGATGCATTCCCGGACTATCCGGCGGACCCAGAGTTCGCGGACGGGAAATCAACGAATCATGGCAGTTAGCGGGCAAGGCACTTACTACGCGGTGGCATTGGGCGCTGAAGTGCATGTGTACCGAGTCGCGGACGGTTCGCCGATCAGACAGTTCTCGCTCGTCCAACCAAAGTCGTACGGAAGCGAAGATGGCTATCGCATCTATGGTGTTTGCTTCAGCAGCGATGGATCGGAACTGACCGTTACCTACGAACGGCAATCAAGACCATTTCTTGTTTCATTTGACATAGCGAATGCCTCACGGCGACTGGATCGACAACAC
Encoded proteins:
- a CDS encoding acyltransferase family protein; the protein is MKNQHTNTVSSSSDSSRRFFGSLESVRFICAATVAFFHATWVSHVTYLRPFQNAWVLVDFFFVLSGFVIFNAYGRMDRSLGSSVSFVIKRIFRLYPLHFATLLGVGVIQFIAWKFLGKEDPFGGDWLYLLTLNLTMSHAIGLAEQPILNIPSWSISTEFYAYLVFLFACILARTAMIRMLILASLACVGFVAMRVYHQEYGLLLPVTASLARCIFSFGLGVLTFSVFDKHNDGWSALTSTIVLCCCFIFSVVMMASCDPKSAYLLSMPFCFAMSIYALVKDSGSWISRALEAKWLLYMGKRSYSIYLNHVMVLMLVSFAVSQFSKGKIDVGHLQSLHQINVWAGDACLLVYLISLTLVSVITYRWIEEPGRLKGKKFADAAKRFLG